GGCAGCCATAGTCATGAGGATCTGGAAGCTCATAGCTAGTCTCATAGCTAGATGGTCAGCGGAGGTGGTGGTCAGGTCAGCATGTCCAAGGGCATGCAGGTAGTGCGATGTCATCATGGCGTCTCTAGAGTTTCTGTATTGTTAGGACTCGATGATAAAGTTTGAGCTCCACACAGAGAACAGCCCATTCCTTACTTCAGAAGTATCCTCCCGAGCAATTAAAAAACTGCCCCGCTGCCAATATATCCTCTTGTACATTCTGTTTAACTTAATCGTACAAGTGGGTAACCTGTGCAaggtgtgaaatggaaatgtattttttgcatatcccaactctccctgagactctctcagagagtggggtcacagccagggatcagccattattgacgctgaccctggagcaattggggttaagtgcctttctcaagggcacatcaacagatttttcacctagtctgctcTAGGATTTAGCCCAGTGACCTTTTCAGTTAGtgtcccaatgctcttaaccactaggttgcCTGCTGCCCTTGTTCTATAAATGACTATTAAAACAAGGTTTTATAGTAGTGTCATGAGGTGGAAAGTGACAGGTTCTAGATCTAGTTTgagcaggcagacagagaaagCAGAGGCAGACAACAAATGCCATTTTCTAAACATTGGTTTTGTAAGGAATGGTTTTCAATTAGTTTCAACTTGTCAGTTATCAAGGTTCAATTTCAAAAAAACGTTTCCTACTACATTTCACTTTTAAACCAAGATAGTTTATTTAAAAAATCAGAAGAAACACACAAACCTAAGAAAACAAAAGGGGCTCATGAGTGATGCAGCCCAGGAGAAAGGCGTCCATTTTCTCCAGTTCTCAGTTGAAGCTCAAACTTCATTAGCAATGTGCTCTCACCAAACAAAACCATAAGCTCTCTGCCCAATTATCTCCACCATGCCTCCAGACAACATTCACTTCCTGTGGACAGCTGACAAGAAACACAAAAAATAGGTGGGGTTTAAACACATGAAGCTATAATCACATGACTAGTCAGTTAGCCAATGAAATCACTTGTTATATTAAATATGCTTAAAGTCACAGCTATGACAATGGCCTCAAAAGGGGTTCCACTATGGCTACAACCCTTTTTGGTGCGGTAAATAATTTATTTTAacagttctttatagaacctttgtGGACCTTTTTATAAAACCTTTCTCAATCTAAAAATAACCTTCTGAAGAACAATACAGGTTTTTTTCTGGTTAGCCATTTTAAATGGTTAAATTTCCATAGGTTTTATTGTTGAGTTAATTGGTTTATTGTTACTGTAATTGaattatgccaatgtgctttcattaattgaaaacccttaatctattttatgagaatttgtaagattcttgtgtGCATAAAATAGATGGAGACCAGtcttttcaataataggtaacagaatttattctcggagcgcgctgccacttaaccacgagcaacagtttatatacagatcatgacgtcatttcattgttttaacagaatcccctcctctcgaccaggacaaagtgaggtgaaaagttcattctaacttactaacacactcccaggtaacttttgacccctcaacattatcgatgagctgacagttctaattaacagaaaacttaggaatgcactcactgtcttaCCTAAAAACCCCAGAGCTCAGTTTCGTAGGTTCAACCCTAGGTTAACGACCTTATGTGTTTACACAGTCCACAACCCATTtgtttcttcctagttggaatggtgttcattaactttaattactccttgtccgtgtctcacaatcccttcttatgaactcatattgttaatcagatataataaaacagagtataagttttacttagttacagttccatttaaaatgatttgttcagtcatttaatcataacTTTCCCAACATTTATATCAGGGGTGCTAACTCTGGAACAACTGGGGgatcctgaggagaggtttgaacACCCCTGATTTAGATCACAGTTCTCAATTGATGCAAGGCCATACATGAGTTTGTCACAAGACGCCTTCACTGGGCATATTTAACACGTAACAGTATAGCACAACAGATTAGATGAACTGGAATGACACTTTCACCTCAAAATATTTGAATGAGCTGCCTTTTATACTTTTTAATTatgaccagagaggaagaggcaaagagagaggtttcactcgccaaaatctgtccaaaataagcccaatgtgtttctatggtttTATTTTGGATTTAATCTTGTCGTCTGCCTTCCCTcatttgggacaacgactcccattgttagggcgaaGACATGAGCATCTCATCATTAAATACAGATCTTTGTTATCACTAAAAGAGCAAAAACACTTTTTGTGAACTGTAAAGAACCCCTGAATTGCTCAAAGGGTTATTAGAGTCATTATGGTTCTAGACAGAAccatttttttattgtattttatttaactaggcaagtcagttaaaaattattatttacaatgacagcctacagccATTCCAGAGTTAGCACACCTGATACAAACCAATTAACACACAAATAAAAACCTATGGAAATTTAACAATATAAAATGGCTCACCAGAAAAAAAGCTGTTTTGTTCTTCAAAAGGTTATTTCTaggcaaaaggcctccttcgGGGACGGTGGATGGgattaaacattttaaagataGGACAAAActcacatcatgacaagagacaccacaacactgcataaagagtgacctaatacaactacacagcatggtagcaacacaacatggcagcagcacaaaacatggtacaaacatcaCCCAATCCAATGAACCCTCGAGGAACCCTATTTTCTtagtgtgtgacagtgtggtcGTTCGAGTAATTGGGCTGTGACAGATTAGGTTACATCTCACATGTGAGATGCATCATGAAAATAGTTCACGCATGCTGAATGGGGATATCAACAGCAGCCTAGTCATACCTAATTTAGGATATGCAGTTTGCATGGTAATGTATCTAATCTAATTTCCAGACACTTCCGCCCAAATGCGCGAATAGTCTAGTGGACCAAGGCGTCAAACTTGGCCTTCATTAGCCAGTACAGAAAGATTGCGAGAAACTCCAGACGCATAGGCATTGATTTAGTCTGCTTAATCCACCAACCAATCATCTCTCACAACACCTTCCCCCTAACCCTCCCCGTACATGTCTTGTGCTTACCACAAGTTCCTGCCCGGTGTAATAATATTGATGGTTAGTCAAGACTTATTCGTTTTTTTCAGAAAAGTCATCATGTTTACAAGTACTACCTGTCATTTCAATAAGTATAGTTCTATGTACTGATGTAACCAACGGAATTTGATCCTAGGTTGTTTTCACAAGACTCTTAGCCCTCTGAACTTATGGCTTCGCATGGGGGAGCAAACACGAGTGCTCCGCTTTCTTGATaattggcccagaacagagtagCACGGCAGGCCCTTAGATGTACACGGAGAgccatgcatgtcaatctctccaggcgagattgactgcatcaatgcttgtttttgtgagaggtattgacatgttgaaatcaccaagctgtctgtttaagCGTCTAgcgcacagctcagacacccatgcataccccacacgACATACCACACcagatgtctcttcacagtccccaaaacCAGAACAGACTACGGGAAGCACAGAGTACTACATAGAGGGGCGGCAgcgtatcctagtggttagaccaTTGGACTAGtagctgaaaggttgcaagatcgaatcccgagttgacaaggtacaaatctgtcattctgcccctgaacaaggcagttaacccactgttcctaggctgtcattgaaaataagaatttgttcttaactgacttgcctagtaaaataaatgactacatggaactctattccatatcATGTAATGCAGTAAAAACAGATACAACTACAGTGTGGACTGTGCAGAGACACACATATGCTAACACAGGCACTCTACACACATTTTAACATTGTTATTTTTCTGTATTattgattttgtattgtagatatgttatggcaaagtagtgtgtattaatgtgttgtgttatgtattgttttgttgtatgtaattgtgattggaccctaggaagagtagctgctgccttggcagccgcTAATGGGGATCCGGAATACATGCAAATATACTATAGTAACCACCTCCATTAagctgacactgcctagtatgtAGCATAACAGTGGATTTAGGTCGACATCATCCTTTCTTAGTGCTAGGTGGATTCCAGTGGAGGCTGGTTGGATgtgctataggaggacaggctcattgtaatggctggaatggaatggtatcaaacatatggaaaccacacgtttgactccgttccattcattccattccaatgagcctgtcctatagctccttccaccagcctccactggtggatTCCCAATCCCATTCAAATCCTTTTCTTTATTCACTTTTCAGTCTTATTGTCCGCAGCCCTTGTCGTGGAGAACATTCCCTACACATGTCAAGAGGGTACAATCACACTTGAAGCACCATTTGGAGCAATGGATCCCCATTGTGAACAGAGCTGGACCACTGGCAAAAAGGTAATCTATTATCTATTTTATTAGCACTATTATTTAGACTTCACCATTGATGGTATCATCAATAGTATGCAGAGGGTCAGGAGCCATGTCAATTGAcatagatagtttgtgtgtatgcattgatatgtaggctacgtgtgcctttttaaaagtgtatgtagttctgtccttgagctgttcttgtctaatgatgttctgtattatgtcattctgtattatgtttcatgttttgtgtggaccccaggaagagtagctgctgcttttgcaacagctaatggggatcctaataaaataccaaaaacaacaacaattgaaACATGacgtgaaatatatatatatattttttttgtcttttctTACTGCAGCCCATTGCCTACTACAAAAATGGCAAAGGTGAATGCAGGTTTCCATGCAAGCACGTGTTCTCTGGCAAAGTCATCCTCCGAGAATGTCCCGATGTCATATTAACTACTGGTTGCACCACCAAAGTAGGTCAACTTATACAATTCACATTCCTCTCCTTTGTTACTTCCTGCCAAGTGTCaacctgtttctttctctttcacaggATGGGGTATATGAAGAGACCAGGCTACACTTCTCAGGTATGGTTGCTCCTGATGTTATTGGTGTATAACACAACAAACCATTGATATTCATATAGAGCATTGTGGTCATCATATTGCTCTTTTTGCTCCATTAGTGATAACCAGACCAACTGTCTCTATGACAACCACTAACA
The genomic region above belongs to Oncorhynchus mykiss isolate Arlee chromosome 3, USDA_OmykA_1.1, whole genome shotgun sequence and contains:
- the LOC110514034 gene encoding uncharacterized protein LOC110514034 isoform X1 — translated: MAIRGIILVCSVLLSAALVVENIPYTCQEGTITLEAPFGAMDPHCEQSWTTGKKPIAYYKNGKGECRFPCKHVFSGKVILRECPDVILTTGCTTKDGVYEETRLHFSVITRPTVSMTTTNTANKQFYGLGAFLILSVSMIIQFVL
- the LOC110514034 gene encoding uncharacterized protein LOC110514034 isoform X3, yielding MAIRGIILVCSVLLSAALVVENIPYTCQEGTITLEAPFGAMDPHCEQSWTTGKKPIAYYKNGKGECRFPCKHVFSGKVILRECPDVILTTGCTTKDGVYEETRLHFSGLGAFLILSVSMIIQFVL
- the LOC110514034 gene encoding uncharacterized protein LOC110514034 isoform X4, which produces MAIRGIILVCSALVVENIPYTCQEGTITLEAPFGAMDPHCEQSWTTGKKPIAYYKNGKGECRFPCKHVFSGKVILRECPDVILTTGCTTKDGVYEETRLHFSGLGAFLILSVSMIIQFVL
- the LOC110514034 gene encoding uncharacterized protein LOC110514034 isoform X2; protein product: MAIRGIILVCSALVVENIPYTCQEGTITLEAPFGAMDPHCEQSWTTGKKPIAYYKNGKGECRFPCKHVFSGKVILRECPDVILTTGCTTKDGVYEETRLHFSVITRPTVSMTTTNTANKQFYGLGAFLILSVSMIIQFVL